ATCTGGCCGTGCCAGACGGCTTCGCGCGGGCCGGCCATGCGCATCGCCAGCGGCAGCAGGGACATCGAGGTGGTCGAGGTCGGGTACTTGTCCAGCACCGCTTCGTAGCAGCGCACGCGGGTGAAATGATCGACATCGCCGGGCTTGGTCATGCCGACGACCGGGTGGATGAGCAGGTTGGCCTGGGCTTCGCGGGCGGCGCGGAACGTAAGTTCCTGATGCGCGCGGTGCAGCGGGTTGCGGGTCTGGAAGGCCACGACCTTGCGCCAGCCCATCTTGCGGAAATAGGCGCGCAGTTCGTTGGGCGTGTCGCGGCGGGCGCGGAAATCGTAGTGCATCGGCGGCTGGATGCCGGTGATCGGGCCGCCAAGGTAGACCGCGCCGGCGGTGTTGTGCAGGTAATGCACGGCCGGGTGGGCCTGATCATCGGCGCCAAAGACCTTTTCGGCCTCGTTCGTCTTGTTCGGGGTCCAGTTGTCGGTGACCGTCATGGTCGCCAGGATGACGCCTTCCTGATCGCGCAGGGCGATGTCCTGCCCGGGTTCCAGCTTGGCGGCGAAATCTTCGGAGACGTCCAGCGTGATGGGCATCACCCAGAGCTTGCCGTCGGCCAGGCGCATGTTTTCGACGACGCCGTCGTAATCTTCTTCGCTCAGAAAGCCCTTCAGCGGGCTGAAGCCGCCGTTCATCAGCAGTTCAAGATCGCAGATCTGGCGCGGGGTCAGGTCCCAGCTGACCAGGTCGGCCGCCTCGACCTTGAGTTTCTGGGCGGAATCCGAGGAAACATAAAGTTCCGGGATGGGGGCAAGGTTGTTCTGCATGAAGGTCGTCCTGTCGCTTAAAGGGGTTAGGCCGGGGCGAGTGCCGGTCAGCTCGGCATGGAGCATCTGATATTCTAGGAATTTCGCGGCCAGGAACCGGTCCGTCAGTCGGAGCTTCTCGGCCGCGCCGCGCGCGGTCAGCGCATAGGCAAAGCGCTGACGTCTGTCGGGCCCCGCGCGTTCGCTGATCTTTATGAACCCGGCTTCGACAGCCAACCTGAGCTGCGCGTTCAGCCGCCCCAAAGACACGCCGATGGCCGATGCGATGGTGCGCTGCGACGCGTCCGGTGCCATGTCGAGATGGCGCAGGAGGCGGAAGAGCTGACCTTCCTCATCGGTAATCAAAGATGTCTTCGGGTTTGACAAGACGTACATCCAAGTGTGTTCACCCGTGAACGCATTGCATATCGACGTAAGTCTGCAAAGAGGTTTCTGTCAACCCACGCCCATTTTATCTATTTTCAGGAAAGAATGCGGCCCGACCGGGGCCTCAGCGACCCCACCAACAGGGGGCTGGGGGCTGCCGGCCCGGGTCGGGCCGGCAGAAACGGATCAGGCCGCGCCTTCGTCTTCCGGGGCACCATGACCCAGGGGCAGGGTTTCGTCCTTGCCCTCGTCAAGGCCCGCTTCGGCGAGAAAGCGTTCGGCATCCAGTGCGGCCATGCAGCCCATGCCGGCCGAGGTCACGGCCTGACGGTACTTGTGGTCGGTCAGGTCGCCGGCGGCAAAGACACCGGGCACCGAGGTTTCGGTTGAGCCGGGGTTCACCTTGACGTAGCCGCCGTGGTGCAGATCCAGCTGGTCCTTGACCAGCTCAGAGGCCGGGGCATGGCCGATGGCGACGAAGACGCCCTTGGCCGGGATCTCGGATTCCGCGCCGGAGCGCACATCGCGCACCTTGATGCCCGTCACGCCTTTGGGCGTGTCCTCGCCGACCACTTCGACCAGCTCATGGAACCAGAGCGTTTCGATCTTAGGGTTCTTGTGCATCCGGTCCTGCAGGATCTTCTCGGCCCGCAATTCGTCGCGGCGGTGGATCAGCGTGACCTTGGAGGCGAAATTGGTCAGGAACAGTGCCTCTTCGACGGCCGTGTTGCCACCGCCGATCACCACGATCTCCTGGCCGCGGTAGAAGAAGCCGTCGCAGGTGGCGCAGGCCGAAACGCCGAAGCCCTTGAAGGCCTCTTCGCTGTCCAGCCCCAGCCACTTGGCGCGCGCGCCCGTGGCCAGGATCACCGCGTCGGCCACATATTCGGTGCCGCTGTCGCCGCGGGCCACGAAGGGCCGCTTGGACAGGTCGAGATCGGTGATGATGTCGCCGATGATCTCGGTCCCCATCGCCTTTGCGTGGGCTTCCATGTTCACCATCAGCTCAGGCCCCTGGATCTCGGTCGCGCCGGGCCAGTTCTCGACTTCGGTGGTGGTGGTCAGCTGGCCACCGGGTTCGATCCCCTGCACCAGGATCGGTTCCAGCATGGCGCGGCTGGCATAGACCCCTGCCGTGTAACCGGC
The Pseudooceanicola algae genome window above contains:
- a CDS encoding bifunctional sulfate adenylyltransferase/adenylylsulfate kinase, with translation MYVLSNPKTSLITDEEGQLFRLLRHLDMAPDASQRTIASAIGVSLGRLNAQLRLAVEAGFIKISERAGPDRRQRFAYALTARGAAEKLRLTDRFLAAKFLEYQMLHAELTGTRPGLTPLSDRTTFMQNNLAPIPELYVSSDSAQKLKVEAADLVSWDLTPRQICDLELLMNGGFSPLKGFLSEEDYDGVVENMRLADGKLWVMPITLDVSEDFAAKLEPGQDIALRDQEGVILATMTVTDNWTPNKTNEAEKVFGADDQAHPAVHYLHNTAGAVYLGGPITGIQPPMHYDFRARRDTPNELRAYFRKMGWRKVVAFQTRNPLHRAHQELTFRAAREAQANLLIHPVVGMTKPGDVDHFTRVRCYEAVLDKYPTSTTSMSLLPLAMRMAGPREAVWHGQIRKNYGVTHFIVGRDHAGPGSNSQGEDFYGPYDAQDLFRQHEEEMGITMVPFKHMVYVQERAQYEPFDEIEDRDNVTILNISGTELRRRLSEGLEIPEWFSFPEVVSELRKTKPPRAQQGFTVFLTGFSGSGKSTIANAMMVKLMEMGGRPVTLLDGDIVRKNLSSELGFSKEHRDLNILRIGYVASEITKNGGIAICAPIAPYAVTRRKVREAVENYGAFVEVHVATSIEECERRDRKGLYKLAREGKIKEFTGISDPYDVPANPELSIDTEGADVDNCAHQVILKLESMGLIKG
- the trxB gene encoding thioredoxin-disulfide reductase, giving the protein MGVQRKTKVLIIGSGPAGYTAGVYASRAMLEPILVQGIEPGGQLTTTTEVENWPGATEIQGPELMVNMEAHAKAMGTEIIGDIITDLDLSKRPFVARGDSGTEYVADAVILATGARAKWLGLDSEEAFKGFGVSACATCDGFFYRGQEIVVIGGGNTAVEEALFLTNFASKVTLIHRRDELRAEKILQDRMHKNPKIETLWFHELVEVVGEDTPKGVTGIKVRDVRSGAESEIPAKGVFVAIGHAPASELVKDQLDLHHGGYVKVNPGSTETSVPGVFAAGDLTDHKYRQAVTSAGMGCMAALDAERFLAEAGLDEGKDETLPLGHGAPEDEGAA